In Gadus chalcogrammus isolate NIFS_2021 chromosome 11, NIFS_Gcha_1.0, whole genome shotgun sequence, a single window of DNA contains:
- the LOC130391393 gene encoding uncharacterized protein LOC130391393 isoform X1, with translation MYLDVTVSLTLIYLRMLTDASPCETTDGVNAATVEDPLPYSTCDTGTQCILKPLGRSHAVQVNLKPKMVSMGTQTFTPLTSPDPTDGEDDLSVISDASWVPGDQMSEEDEEVLCEEPSQTCDPHQNGIDKFIVCQEELMALFAICPACCEKSDSRIVQQEGTFVKIEQVCACGYQRFWQNQPILNRNMPTSNLLLSGAIHFSGCLATQTLRMMTLFGLQCISASTFFRHQRRYTIPVIIQAWQNEQAKNFSDLKAMDGGLVVAGDCRSDYPGHCAKYGSYTLIEDRVNKVVDVQLVQSSEVPNSSWCEMEGLKRSIGLLRRNDLHLSTLITDRHRQVAKWVREELCPEGTQHYFDVWHIGKSMYPLLERLSSFCYCISINTICSKPGLGKALDTASKDRQCEQLQLWRPATVNHLYWTAASTPDGNPAVMEAKW, from the exons ATGTATTTAGACGTGACTGTGTCGCTGACGCTAATTTATTTACGCATGTTGACAGATGCCTCACCGTGTGAGACCACGGACGGTGTCAATGCTGCTACGGTAGAGGACCCCTTGCCCTACTCCACTTGTGACACTGGGACACAATGTATTTTGAAGCCCCTTGGAAGGTCTCACG CTGTGCAAGTGAACCTGAAGCCCAAGATGGTCAGCATGGGGACACAAACTTTCACCCCCCTCACTAGTCCTGACCCAACGGATGGAGAAGATGATCTCTCTGTCATCAGTGATGCATCATGGGTACCAGGAGACCAGATgtctgaggaggatgaggaggtgttgTGTGAGGAGCCATCTCAAACTTGCGACCCCCACCAAAA TGGCATTGACAAATTCATTGTTTGCCAAGAGGAGCTCATGGCCCTGTTTGCCATCTGTCCGGCCTGTTGTGAGAAGTCAGATAGTAGAATCGTGCAGCAGGAAGGAACATTTGTTAAAATAGAGCAG GTCTGTGCATGTGGCTACCAGCGTTTCTGGCAAAACCAGCCGATCCTAAACAGGAATATGCCAACCTCTAACCTCCTTTTAAGCGGGGCCATCCATTTCTCTGGATGTTTGGCCACCCAGACATTACGGATGATGACCCTGTTTGGCCTTCAGTGCATCAGCGCAAGCACTTTCTTTCGCCATCAGCGCCGTTACACCATCCCCGTCATCATTCAGGCCTGGCAGAACGAGCAGGCCAAGAATTTTAGTGACCTCAAGGCAATGGATGGAGGCCTAGTAGTTGCTGGTGACTGCAG GTCAGATTATCCAGGGCACTGTGCAAAGTACGGCTCCTACACATTGATAGAGGACAGAGTAAACAAGGTAGttgatgttcagcttgttcag AGCTCAGAGGTCCCCAACAGCTCTTGGTGTGAGATGGAGGGGCTCAAGCGCAGCATCGGCTTGCTGAGGCGGAACGACCTGCATTTGTCAACCCTCATCACAGACAGACATCGCCAG GTTGCCAAATGGGTGAGAGAAGAGCTGTGCCCTGAAGGGACACAGCATTATTTTGATGTCTGGCACATTGGGAAAAGTATGTATCCATTATTGGAACGTTTAAGCAGTTTTTGTTATTGCATTTCGATTAATACCATTTGTTCTAAACCAGGTCTGGGGAAGGCCTTGGATACAGCCTCAAAAGACAGACAGTGTGAACAACTACAGTTGTGGAGGCCAGCCACAGTAAACCACCTGTACTGGACTGCAGCCTCAACCCCTGATGGCAATCCAGCTGTGATGGAGGCCAAATGGTGA
- the LOC130391393 gene encoding uncharacterized protein LOC130391393 isoform X2 gives MYLDVTVSLTLIYLRMLTDASPCETTDGVNAATVEDPLPYSTCDTGTQCILKPLGRSHAVQVNLKPKMVSMGTQTFTPLTSPDPTDGEDDLSVISDASWVPGDQMSEEDEEVLCEEPSQTCDPHQNGIDKFIVCQEELMALFAICPACCEKSDSRIVQQEGTFVKIEQVCACGYQRFWQNQPILNRNMPTSNLLLSGAIHFSGCLATQTLRMMTLFGLQCISASTFFRHQRRYTIPVIIQAWQNEQAKNFSDLKAMDGGLVVAGDCRSDYPGHCAKYGSYTLIEDRVNKVVDVQLVQSSEVPNSSWCEMEGLKRSIGLLRRNDLHLSTLITDRHRQVAKWVREELCPEGTQHYFDVWHIGKSLGKALDTASKDRQCEQLQLWRPATVNHLYWTAASTPDGNPAVMEAKW, from the exons ATGTATTTAGACGTGACTGTGTCGCTGACGCTAATTTATTTACGCATGTTGACAGATGCCTCACCGTGTGAGACCACGGACGGTGTCAATGCTGCTACGGTAGAGGACCCCTTGCCCTACTCCACTTGTGACACTGGGACACAATGTATTTTGAAGCCCCTTGGAAGGTCTCACG CTGTGCAAGTGAACCTGAAGCCCAAGATGGTCAGCATGGGGACACAAACTTTCACCCCCCTCACTAGTCCTGACCCAACGGATGGAGAAGATGATCTCTCTGTCATCAGTGATGCATCATGGGTACCAGGAGACCAGATgtctgaggaggatgaggaggtgttgTGTGAGGAGCCATCTCAAACTTGCGACCCCCACCAAAA TGGCATTGACAAATTCATTGTTTGCCAAGAGGAGCTCATGGCCCTGTTTGCCATCTGTCCGGCCTGTTGTGAGAAGTCAGATAGTAGAATCGTGCAGCAGGAAGGAACATTTGTTAAAATAGAGCAG GTCTGTGCATGTGGCTACCAGCGTTTCTGGCAAAACCAGCCGATCCTAAACAGGAATATGCCAACCTCTAACCTCCTTTTAAGCGGGGCCATCCATTTCTCTGGATGTTTGGCCACCCAGACATTACGGATGATGACCCTGTTTGGCCTTCAGTGCATCAGCGCAAGCACTTTCTTTCGCCATCAGCGCCGTTACACCATCCCCGTCATCATTCAGGCCTGGCAGAACGAGCAGGCCAAGAATTTTAGTGACCTCAAGGCAATGGATGGAGGCCTAGTAGTTGCTGGTGACTGCAG GTCAGATTATCCAGGGCACTGTGCAAAGTACGGCTCCTACACATTGATAGAGGACAGAGTAAACAAGGTAGttgatgttcagcttgttcag AGCTCAGAGGTCCCCAACAGCTCTTGGTGTGAGATGGAGGGGCTCAAGCGCAGCATCGGCTTGCTGAGGCGGAACGACCTGCATTTGTCAACCCTCATCACAGACAGACATCGCCAG GTTGCCAAATGGGTGAGAGAAGAGCTGTGCCCTGAAGGGACACAGCATTATTTTGATGTCTGGCACATTGGGAAAA GTCTGGGGAAGGCCTTGGATACAGCCTCAAAAGACAGACAGTGTGAACAACTACAGTTGTGGAGGCCAGCCACAGTAAACCACCTGTACTGGACTGCAGCCTCAACCCCTGATGGCAATCCAGCTGTGATGGAGGCCAAATGGTGA
- the LOC130391393 gene encoding uncharacterized protein LOC130391393 isoform X3 gives MVSMGTQTFTPLTSPDPTDGEDDLSVISDASWVPGDQMSEEDEEVLCEEPSQTCDPHQNGIDKFIVCQEELMALFAICPACCEKSDSRIVQQEGTFVKIEQVCACGYQRFWQNQPILNRNMPTSNLLLSGAIHFSGCLATQTLRMMTLFGLQCISASTFFRHQRRYTIPVIIQAWQNEQAKNFSDLKAMDGGLVVAGDCRSDYPGHCAKYGSYTLIEDRVNKVVDVQLVQSSEVPNSSWCEMEGLKRSIGLLRRNDLHLSTLITDRHRQVAKWVREELCPEGTQHYFDVWHIGKSMYPLLERLSSFCYCISINTICSKPGLGKALDTASKDRQCEQLQLWRPATVNHLYWTAASTPDGNPAVMEAKW, from the exons ATGGTCAGCATGGGGACACAAACTTTCACCCCCCTCACTAGTCCTGACCCAACGGATGGAGAAGATGATCTCTCTGTCATCAGTGATGCATCATGGGTACCAGGAGACCAGATgtctgaggaggatgaggaggtgttgTGTGAGGAGCCATCTCAAACTTGCGACCCCCACCAAAA TGGCATTGACAAATTCATTGTTTGCCAAGAGGAGCTCATGGCCCTGTTTGCCATCTGTCCGGCCTGTTGTGAGAAGTCAGATAGTAGAATCGTGCAGCAGGAAGGAACATTTGTTAAAATAGAGCAG GTCTGTGCATGTGGCTACCAGCGTTTCTGGCAAAACCAGCCGATCCTAAACAGGAATATGCCAACCTCTAACCTCCTTTTAAGCGGGGCCATCCATTTCTCTGGATGTTTGGCCACCCAGACATTACGGATGATGACCCTGTTTGGCCTTCAGTGCATCAGCGCAAGCACTTTCTTTCGCCATCAGCGCCGTTACACCATCCCCGTCATCATTCAGGCCTGGCAGAACGAGCAGGCCAAGAATTTTAGTGACCTCAAGGCAATGGATGGAGGCCTAGTAGTTGCTGGTGACTGCAG GTCAGATTATCCAGGGCACTGTGCAAAGTACGGCTCCTACACATTGATAGAGGACAGAGTAAACAAGGTAGttgatgttcagcttgttcag AGCTCAGAGGTCCCCAACAGCTCTTGGTGTGAGATGGAGGGGCTCAAGCGCAGCATCGGCTTGCTGAGGCGGAACGACCTGCATTTGTCAACCCTCATCACAGACAGACATCGCCAG GTTGCCAAATGGGTGAGAGAAGAGCTGTGCCCTGAAGGGACACAGCATTATTTTGATGTCTGGCACATTGGGAAAAGTATGTATCCATTATTGGAACGTTTAAGCAGTTTTTGTTATTGCATTTCGATTAATACCATTTGTTCTAAACCAGGTCTGGGGAAGGCCTTGGATACAGCCTCAAAAGACAGACAGTGTGAACAACTACAGTTGTGGAGGCCAGCCACAGTAAACCACCTGTACTGGACTGCAGCCTCAACCCCTGATGGCAATCCAGCTGTGATGGAGGCCAAATGGTGA